Proteins from a genomic interval of Balaenoptera musculus isolate JJ_BM4_2016_0621 chromosome 16, mBalMus1.pri.v3, whole genome shotgun sequence:
- the SYCE1 gene encoding synaptonemal complex central element protein 1: MAGRSGSSNAEQAGAVGRADEAGGQAKSSQKIEDLMEMVNKLQKAGSLEPRIDVLINRINEVQQAKKKASEELGEARTVWETLQKELDSLSGEKVRLKEILSKKQETLRILRLHCQEKESETQRKHTMLQECKERISALNSQIEQEKNKQRQLRLDFEEQLEDLMGQHKDLWEFHKPEQLALEIGALDSSKEQLLKEEKLVEAKLEDVKHRLCSQFGAKGCSAITEGLFLRSEEAAAVVHLFEEENEKAQEFLEAAAQRQEQLQQKCQQLQQKRQRLKEELEKLGVQVPAQGQSKQEERAGPGEAANPKPLGVSEEKDPEPPTKQSLMPS, translated from the exons ATGGCGGGGCGCTCGGGGTCTTCGAACGCGGAGCAGGCGGGAGCCGTGGGCCGGGCTGACGAGGCTGGAG GGCAGGCCAAGTCCTCACAGAAAATTGAAGACTTGATGGAAATGGTGAACAAGTTGCAGAAAG CCGGAAGCCTAGAGCCCAGGATTGATGTCCTGATTAACCGGATTAATGAGGTTCAGCAAG caaaaaaGAAAGCCAGTGAGGAGCTAGGAGAGGCCCGGACTGTGTGGGAGACCCTGCAGAAGGAACTGGACTCAC TGAGTGGAGAGAAAGTACGCCTGAAAGAGATCTTGAGCAAAAAGCAAG AGACCCTGAGGATCCTCCGGCTCCACTGCCAGGAGaaggaaagtgagacacagag GAAGCATACCATGCTGCAGGAGTGCAAGGAGAGAATTTCTGCCCTGAACTCCCAGATTGagcaggaaaagaacaaacagaggCAGTTGAG GTTGGATTTTGAGGAGCAACTGGAGGATCTGATGGGCCAGCATAAGGACCTGTGGGAATTCCAC AAGCCAGAGCAGCTGGCCCTGGAGATTGGCGCCCTGGACAGCAGCAAGGAGCAGCTGCTCAAGGAAG AAAAGCTGGTAGAGGCAAAGCTGGAGGATGTGAAGCATCGTCTGTGCTCCCAGTTTGGAGCCAAGGGCTGCTCGGCAATCACTGAGGGGCTCTTCCTGCGCAGCGAGGAAGCAGCAGCTGTGGT gcatctgtttgAGGAGGAGAACGAGAAGGCCCAGGAGTTCCTGGAGGCTGCTGCCCAGCGCCAGGAGCAGCTGCAGCAGAAGTGCCAGCAGCTGCAGCAGAAGAGGCAGAG GCTGAAGGAGGAGCTGGAAAAGCTTGGAGTGCAGGTCCCTGCTCAAGGCCAGAGCAAGCAAGAGGAAAGGGCTGGCCCAGGAGAAGCT GCCAATCCCAAGCCCCTTGGAGTCAGTGAGGAGAAAGACCCAGAGCCGCCCACTAAGCAGAGCCTGATGCCCTCCTAG